A single region of the bacterium genome encodes:
- a CDS encoding polymorphic toxin-type HINT domain-containing protein codes for MKNITTNLKNPLVVVGTSILTTVLTFFLFDLLYFLTTSIRQYYGIWITEIQGFILLAIIWFPIAFWVGFLASKFITQEYKFKFRIFSLILSALFIVGIIFYSYATVMWYSFPSGGSFVEETKVLTPNGVQSIENLKVGDKIIGYDYKDDKYVISTVQKYRARMTSDYYLINDVLGVTSEHPIAVRNIDGSLTWKRVRELNLGEKMVGYGENDVKIYNLEKTNISIPLSVYNLQTSFPHNYFVVVGNTLILVHNKI; via the coding sequence ATGAAAAATATAACCACAAATCTTAAGAACCCCCTTGTTGTTGTTGGAACATCAATACTAACAACGGTTTTAACTTTTTTCTTGTTCGACTTGTTATACTTCCTGACGACTTCAATCCGACAATATTACGGGATATGGATAACAGAGATTCAAGGCTTTATTTTGCTCGCAATTATTTGGTTCCCAATCGCCTTTTGGGTGGGTTTTTTAGCTTCGAAATTTATTACTCAAGAATATAAGTTTAAATTTAGAATATTTAGTCTTATCTTATCCGCACTTTTCATTGTGGGCATAATTTTCTACTCATATGCTACAGTCATGTGGTATTCCTTTCCATCTGGAGGAAGTTTTGTCGAAGAAACAAAAGTGCTGACACCCAACGGTGTCCAATCAATCGAAAATCTAAAAGTTGGTGATAAGATAATAGGCTATGACTATAAAGATGATAAGTACGTCATATCCACGGTGCAAAAATACCGAGCAAGAATGACAAGTGATTATTATTTGATTAACGATGTATTGGGCGTTACCTCCGAACATCCTATCGCCGTAAGAAATATAGACGGATCTTTAACTTGGAAACGAGTTAGAGAATTAAACTTAGGCGAGAAAATGGTTGGATATGGCGAGAATGATGTTAAAATATATAATTTAGAAAAGACAAATATATCGATTCCTTTAAGCGTTTATAATCTCCAAACATCGTTTCCACATAATTATTTTGTGGTTGTCGGAAATACTTTGATTCTTGTGCACAATAAAATTTGA
- a CDS encoding HAD family hydrolase: MYKVILFDLWNTIAFLEDIENVGKRLEEKLGSERFKKLKELFVRWHTEDSSLDKFLVRVDKEIFTTEEELTSIKDWLINSSSKLYPETKDVLGYLKEKGKKLVLITNSPPITREQVRRLDLRHYFDREIFSFEAGFMKPDPKIFQLAVRGMQVKPSKVLMIGDSLDQDIMGAKGVGFEAILIDRENKYNYTPKIISLLELKSVC, encoded by the coding sequence ATGTATAAAGTTATATTATTTGATCTCTGGAATACGATTGCTTTTCTTGAAGACATAGAGAACGTTGGAAAACGTTTAGAAGAAAAGCTCGGATCAGAACGATTCAAAAAACTAAAAGAACTTTTTGTCCGGTGGCATACCGAAGATTCCTCTTTGGATAAATTTCTCGTACGTGTAGATAAGGAAATATTTACAACAGAAGAAGAGCTAACATCTATCAAGGACTGGCTTATCAACTCTAGCTCTAAACTGTATCCAGAGACAAAAGATGTCTTAGGCTACTTAAAAGAAAAAGGCAAAAAATTAGTCTTGATAACCAATTCCCCACCAATAACAAGAGAGCAGGTGAGAAGGTTGGATTTAAGACATTATTTCGATAGAGAAATTTTCTCCTTCGAAGCAGGGTTTATGAAGCCCGACCCTAAAATTTTTCAACTGGCAGTACGCGGCATGCAAGTAAAGCCAAGCAAAGTGCTTATGATTGGAGATTCTTTAGACCAAGACATTATGGGAGCCAAGGGAGTAGGTTTTGAAGCAATATTAATTGATAGAGAAAACAAATATAATTACACACCAAAAATTATTTCTTTACTTGAGTTAAAAAGCGTATGTTAA
- a CDS encoding transposase codes for MPRLPRFLLFQSCYHIITRGNNKNVIFREKEDYLYFLNLIKKYKKEHPFDLYHYCLMPNHVHLLIQTNKSTDFSVLMKKLNLSYYHYFRKKYGWTGHFWQNRFKNKPVGKDEYFIQCGKYIELNPVRANITKKPQEYPYSSYGYYAQGKENELLTDDSFYQGLGKDKKERQINYQKLTISQIIKKTYSEEIWGSNSQKYMEKRKIERKLSQHIKND; via the coding sequence ATGCCAAGGCTACCTCGTTTTCTTTTATTTCAATCTTGCTATCATATAATAACAAGAGGAAACAATAAAAATGTAATCTTTAGAGAAAAAGAAGATTATTTGTATTTTCTAAACTTGATTAAAAAATATAAAAAAGAACATCCTTTTGATCTTTATCATTATTGTTTAATGCCAAATCACGTCCATCTTCTAATCCAAACCAATAAATCTACAGATTTTTCTGTTTTAATGAAAAAACTAAATCTTTCCTATTATCATTATTTTAGGAAAAAGTATGGCTGGACAGGACACTTTTGGCAAAACAGATTTAAAAACAAGCCAGTAGGAAAAGATGAATATTTTATTCAATGTGGAAAATATATTGAATTAAATCCAGTAAGAGCCAATATCACAAAAAAACCTCAAGAATATCCTTATTCAAGCTATGGTTATTATGCCCAAGGAAAAGAAAACGAACTTTTAACAGATGATTCCTTTTATCAAGGATTAGGAAAAGACAAGAAAGAAAGGCAGATAAACTATCAAAAACTAACTATCTCTCAGATAATTAAAAAAACATATAGTGAGGAGATATGGGGAAGCAATAGTCAAAAATATATGGAGAAAAGAAAGATAGAAAGGAAATTAAGCCAACACATTAAAAATGACTAA
- a CDS encoding class I SAM-dependent methyltransferase, translating to MEKIIRPHKPKEDKYIFTEGVNYFETAKTSIWGTGDKDTMELLGKIEIHGKWLNLAAGDGRYNLNLLKKADFVVVTDIDESALSKLWHNTPKEYRKKLNTKAFDMTKKFPFEDGLFDGIFCTGTLHLFPKEVLRQIIFEIDRILKPNGRVIIDFATDIKRTSLNGKLIIFGKEPLYTLNDAKRVLKNLFRNYQAQMYESEVIEDFEAANPPYTLNCKFVILIADKE from the coding sequence ATGGAAAAAATAATAAGACCCCATAAGCCAAAAGAAGATAAGTATATCTTTACCGAAGGAGTTAATTATTTTGAAACGGCTAAAACTTCAATTTGGGGAACTGGCGATAAAGATACCATGGAACTCTTGGGGAAGATTGAAATTCATGGCAAATGGTTAAATCTCGCCGCTGGCGATGGTCGCTATAATTTGAATCTATTAAAAAAAGCCGATTTTGTTGTCGTTACCGATATTGATGAAAGTGCCCTTAGTAAATTGTGGCACAATACTCCAAAGGAATATAGGAAAAAATTAAATACGAAAGCTTTCGATATGACCAAGAAATTTCCATTCGAAGACGGTCTATTTGATGGCATTTTTTGCACGGGTACCTTACATCTTTTTCCAAAAGAAGTTTTACGACAAATAATTTTTGAAATTGATAGGATTCTTAAACCAAACGGAAGAGTAATAATTGATTTTGCAACAGACATAAAAAGAACTTCTCTAAATGGAAAATTAATTATATTTGGCAAAGAACCCCTTTATACTTTAAATGATGCAAAAAGGGTTCTAAAAAACCTTTTTCGAAATTATCAAGCACAAATGTATGAATCAGAAGTTATAGAGGATTTTGAAGCAGCAAATCCTCCATATACATTAAATTGTAAATTTGTTATTTTAATAGCAGATAAAGAATAA
- a CDS encoding S8 family serine peptidase, which produces MIRKKLFITLFSLVIIISLVLTVNIMAFSDFSTGKANNDNQAKYAPDRVIVKFKADKEPFRVIAVPEGKVMEKVKEYQTRPDVVYVEPDYYVYPLGSNDTAYTNQWALNNIAQTIYKGSGNPDSPINSSKLIGAGTNDADVDWDEAWSEFSNYNWATTVIAIVDSGIDETHLDLKSKIWINELEIAGNKKDDDGNGFIDDTWGWNFAKRNNKPHDGYGHGTHVSGIAAAVTNNGKGIAGVAFPDNIKIMVVKVLSDSGIGFTSDEAKGIRYAVDNGAKVINLSLGSGDSQTIRDAVNYAWGKGVLIVAAAGNNNGGAVIYPAAYENVIAVSATNYKDDIASFSSVGPQVDVAAPGENIFSTFPSYKFYIGTVNGRARHYDVGSGTSMAAPQVAGLAGLLFAQDATRDKNAVRNIIEATASDLGTLGQDNYFGYGRINVYNALLYPTP; this is translated from the coding sequence ATGATTAGGAAAAAACTTTTTATCACATTATTCTCACTGGTAATAATAATCAGCTTGGTTCTTACTGTTAACATAATGGCGTTTTCTGATTTTTCAACCGGCAAAGCGAATAACGATAACCAAGCTAAGTATGCTCCAGATAGAGTGATTGTTAAATTTAAGGCAGACAAAGAACCTTTCAGAGTGATTGCGGTACCTGAAGGAAAGGTTATGGAGAAAGTTAAAGAATATCAAACAAGACCCGATGTGGTCTATGTTGAACCAGATTATTACGTTTATCCTTTAGGTTCAAATGACACTGCTTATACTAATCAGTGGGCATTAAATAATATTGCTCAAACGATTTATAAGGGTTCAGGAAATCCAGATTCACCAATTAATTCAAGTAAATTAATAGGAGCTGGTACTAATGATGCTGATGTTGATTGGGATGAAGCTTGGAGTGAATTTTCTAACTATAATTGGGCTACTACAGTTATTGCCATTGTTGATTCAGGCATTGATGAAACTCACCTAGATTTAAAAAGTAAAATCTGGATAAATGAACTTGAAATTGCCGGCAATAAAAAAGATGACGATGGGAATGGTTTTATTGATGATACTTGGGGTTGGAATTTTGCTAAAAGAAATAATAAGCCTCACGACGGATACGGCCATGGCACTCATGTTTCAGGAATTGCCGCTGCCGTTACTAATAATGGCAAAGGGATAGCTGGAGTTGCTTTTCCCGATAATATCAAAATTATGGTGGTTAAAGTTTTAAGCGATTCGGGAATAGGTTTTACCTCCGATGAAGCCAAGGGAATTAGATATGCGGTAGATAACGGGGCTAAAGTAATCAATTTAAGTTTAGGTAGCGGTGATTCTCAGACTATAAGAGATGCAGTCAATTATGCTTGGGGGAAAGGAGTACTGATAGTCGCCGCCGCTGGAAATAACAATGGCGGCGCAGTGATCTATCCTGCTGCCTATGAAAACGTCATCGCAGTTTCGGCTACTAATTATAAGGATGATATCGCCAGCTTTAGCAGCGTAGGTCCTCAAGTAGATGTGGCGGCTCCTGGAGAGAATATTTTTTCTACCTTCCCCAGCTATAAATTCTATATTGGAACCGTAAATGGTCGTGCTCGCCATTATGATGTTGGTTCAGGCACTTCGATGGCTGCTCCTCAAGTTGCTGGTTTGGCTGGATTGCTTTTCGCTCAAGATGCTACTCGCGATAAAAATGCGGTAAGAAATATTATTGAAGCCACGGCCAGTGATTTAGGAACTCTGGGCCAAGATAACTACTTTGGTTACGGCCGAATTAATGTTTATAACGCCCTCCTTTATCCAACTCCCTAA
- a CDS encoding M48 family metallopeptidase, with amino-acid sequence MTTYTFAGANVRKTWILLGSFLVLIIALGWFFSYYYGNQSILYFAVGFSVLQSILSYWYSDKIILAITRAKPVSHQENPELYHILENLTIASGLPLPKFYLLEESQPNAFATGRDPKHAAIVVTRGLLEKLDKPELEGVLAHELSHIGNRDSLVMTVTVILVGIISMLANMFFRIGRFGGGKRDNNNRAGGILALIGFVAVILAPIAAALIQLAISRKREFLADASGVLLTRYPEGLASALEKISRDQSPLRVASDSTAHLFIASPFRGKQTTSWLVKLFSTHPPIEERIRALSQMSV; translated from the coding sequence ATGACTACTTATACTTTTGCCGGCGCGAATGTCCGCAAAACCTGGATTCTGCTGGGATCGTTTTTGGTTCTAATAATCGCTCTGGGCTGGTTTTTCAGCTATTATTACGGCAATCAAAGCATCTTGTATTTTGCGGTGGGGTTTAGTGTTTTGCAGAGTATTTTGAGCTACTGGTATTCTGACAAAATTATTCTGGCCATAACTCGGGCAAAGCCAGTCAGCCATCAGGAAAACCCGGAGCTGTACCATATACTGGAAAACCTGACTATTGCTTCCGGCCTACCTCTTCCCAAGTTTTATCTGCTTGAAGAAAGCCAGCCCAATGCTTTTGCCACGGGCAGAGATCCTAAACACGCGGCAATAGTGGTTACTAGGGGACTTTTGGAAAAGTTGGATAAACCGGAATTAGAGGGCGTCCTAGCGCACGAGTTGTCGCATATTGGCAACCGCGATTCTTTGGTGATGACCGTGACCGTGATTTTGGTCGGCATTATTTCTATGCTGGCAAATATGTTTTTCAGAATAGGTCGTTTTGGCGGCGGGAAGAGGGATAACAACAACCGTGCTGGCGGCATCTTGGCGCTAATTGGTTTTGTCGCCGTCATTCTCGCTCCGATTGCCGCCGCCTTGATTCAGTTGGCGATTTCCAGAAAAAGGGAGTTTTTGGCCGACGCCTCCGGAGTTTTGCTCACCCGTTATCCCGAAGGTCTTGCCAGCGCTTTGGAAAAGATCAGCCGGGATCAGTCGCCTTTGCGGGTTGCCAGCGACTCAACCGCCCATCTTTTTATTGCCAGTCCGTTTCGCGGCAAACAGACAACAAGCTGGCTGGTGAAATTGTTTTCTACGCACCCGCCAATCGAGGAAAGAATCAGAGCCTTGAGTCAGATGAGCGTTTAA
- a CDS encoding LemA family protein — translation MFPLQIALLVLAVLVIWLVFAYNKLVVLRQRVKEAWSDIEVQLKRRYDLIPNLVETVKGYAAHESGVFEKVTQARTAAMGAKTMKEHAEAENMLSQTLKSLFAVAENYPQLRAVESFTKLQSELTDTEDKIQASRRFYNANIRDMSIAVQTFPSNLVAGAFGFKAPEFFETASEAEKQPVSVKF, via the coding sequence ATGTTTCCTTTACAAATCGCTTTGTTAGTTTTAGCCGTTCTGGTAATCTGGCTGGTTTTCGCCTACAACAAATTGGTCGTTTTGAGGCAGAGAGTCAAAGAAGCCTGGTCTGACATCGAAGTCCAGCTAAAAAGAAGGTATGACCTGATTCCCAATTTAGTGGAAACGGTCAAAGGATACGCCGCCCACGAATCCGGAGTCTTTGAAAAAGTCACCCAGGCCAGGACCGCAGCCATGGGAGCCAAGACCATGAAAGAGCACGCTGAAGCCGAAAACATGCTTTCCCAGACCTTAAAATCTTTGTTTGCCGTGGCAGAAAACTATCCGCAATTAAGAGCGGTTGAAAGTTTTACCAAGCTTCAGAGCGAATTAACCGACACCGAAGACAAAATCCAGGCTTCGAGGAGGTTTTACAACGCCAATATTCGGGACATGAGTATTGCCGTCCAGACATTCCCGAGTAATTTGGTCGCTGGAGCTTTCGGTTTCAAGGCTCCCGAGTTCTTTGAAACCGCTTCTGAGGCCGAAAAACAGCCAGTCAGCGTCAAGTTTTAA
- the groL gene encoding chaperonin GroEL (60 kDa chaperone family; promotes refolding of misfolded polypeptides especially under stressful conditions; forms two stacked rings of heptamers to form a barrel-shaped 14mer; ends can be capped by GroES; misfolded proteins enter the barrel where they are refolded when GroES binds), translated as MSKQIFYQETARKKLKAGVDKLADAVKITLGPKGRNVVLDKGFGVPTITNDGVTVAKEVELEDRTENLGAEIVKEVAEKTNDIAGDGTTTAVVLAQAIIAAGLKNVAAGADPMALKRGIEKAKDKVIESLKQMAKPISGKNEIAQVATISAADEEIGNLIAQVIDEVGKDGVVTVEESQKLGLEKEVVKGLQFDKGYVSAYMVTNLERMKAELEDPYILVTEKKISSLQEILPVMEKVAQTGKKDLVIIAEEIEGDALATMVVNKLRGTFNCLAVKAPGFGDRRKEQLLDIAAVVGGQMISEELGLKLENIDLKMLGSARKVVADKENTTIIEGKGKKEEIDSRIQQIRNELKTTTSDFDKEKLQERLAKLAGGVAVIKVGAATEVEQKSKQHKTEDALNATRAAIEEGVVPGGGVALLRCLPALAEIKLSGDEKTGADILKRALEEPIRQIVQNAGLDGAVVCEEVKKRQDGFGFDAAAMEYKDLIEAGIIDPTKVVRTALENAVSAASMLLTTEAVIAEKPEDKKQHGMSGGMGGMGMGEDY; from the coding sequence ATGTCTAAGCAAATTTTTTATCAGGAAACCGCGCGCAAAAAACTCAAAGCCGGCGTGGACAAACTTGCCGACGCCGTCAAAATCACTTTGGGCCCCAAAGGCAGAAACGTGGTTTTGGATAAAGGTTTTGGCGTTCCAACCATTACCAACGACGGGGTGACCGTTGCCAAAGAAGTTGAGCTTGAAGATAGGACAGAAAACTTAGGGGCCGAGATAGTCAAGGAAGTGGCGGAAAAAACCAATGATATTGCCGGCGACGGTACCACCACCGCTGTTGTTTTGGCTCAAGCAATTATTGCCGCCGGTTTGAAAAACGTCGCTGCCGGCGCAGACCCCATGGCTTTAAAGCGGGGCATTGAAAAAGCTAAAGACAAAGTCATTGAGTCCTTAAAACAAATGGCAAAACCGATTTCCGGCAAAAACGAGATCGCCCAGGTGGCGACGATTTCTGCCGCAGACGAAGAAATCGGAAACCTAATTGCTCAAGTAATTGACGAAGTCGGCAAAGACGGCGTCGTCACGGTTGAGGAATCGCAAAAGTTGGGTTTGGAAAAAGAAGTAGTCAAAGGCCTGCAGTTTGACAAGGGCTATGTTTCCGCTTACATGGTTACCAACTTAGAGCGCATGAAAGCGGAACTGGAAGACCCTTATATTTTAGTGACCGAAAAGAAAATCTCGTCTTTGCAGGAAATCCTGCCGGTGATGGAAAAAGTCGCCCAGACCGGCAAAAAAGATCTGGTCATTATTGCCGAAGAGATTGAAGGTGACGCTTTGGCCACCATGGTGGTTAATAAATTAAGGGGCACTTTCAATTGTTTGGCGGTTAAAGCTCCGGGTTTTGGCGACAGAAGAAAGGAACAGCTTTTGGATATTGCCGCGGTAGTCGGCGGCCAGATGATTTCCGAGGAACTGGGATTGAAGCTGGAAAATATTGATTTGAAAATGTTAGGCAGCGCCCGTAAGGTTGTGGCTGACAAGGAAAATACGACTATTATCGAAGGCAAGGGCAAAAAAGAAGAAATTGACTCGAGAATCCAGCAGATTAGGAATGAATTAAAAACCACTACTTCCGACTTTGACAAAGAAAAACTACAAGAGCGTTTGGCAAAGCTGGCCGGCGGGGTGGCCGTAATCAAGGTTGGGGCGGCGACCGAGGTCGAGCAAAAATCCAAGCAGCACAAGACCGAAGACGCTTTAAATGCCACCAGGGCGGCTATTGAAGAGGGTGTTGTACCCGGAGGCGGCGTGGCTTTGCTTAGATGCTTGCCGGCTTTGGCAGAAATAAAACTTAGCGGCGACGAAAAGACGGGGGCAGATATCTTAAAGCGGGCCTTAGAAGAACCGATCCGCCAGATTGTCCAGAACGCGGGCTTAGACGGCGCGGTCGTTTGCGAAGAAGTGAAAAAGAGACAAGACGGTTTTGGCTTTGACGCCGCGGCCATGGAATACAAGGACTTGATAGAAGCTGGCATTATTGATCCGACCAAAGTGGTCAGGACCGCTTTGGAAAACGCGGTCTCTGCCGCGAGCATGTTGCTCACGACCGAGGCGGTAATTGCCGAAAAACCCGAAGATAAAAAACAGCACGGAATGTCGGGTGGAATGGGCGGCATGGGCATGGGAGAAGACTACTAA
- a CDS encoding co-chaperone GroES encodes MTIKPLSDRVLIEPLPYEEKTKAGIILPESAEKERPEQGKIIAVGPGRTVASGKVIPLHVKVGDKVLFTKYGPNEFKIEGKEYLIAKEEDILAIIE; translated from the coding sequence ATGACTATCAAGCCATTGTCAGACCGCGTTTTAATCGAACCTCTTCCTTATGAGGAGAAAACCAAGGCCGGGATCATTTTGCCCGAGTCTGCCGAAAAAGAAAGGCCGGAACAAGGCAAAATTATTGCCGTCGGCCCGGGCCGGACTGTCGCTTCAGGCAAGGTCATTCCCCTTCACGTCAAAGTCGGCGACAAGGTTTTGTTCACCAAATACGGCCCCAATGAATTTAAGATTGAAGGGAAGGAATATCTCATCGCCAAAGAGGAGGACATACTGGCGATAATAGAATAA
- the uvrA gene encoding excinuclease ABC subunit UvrA encodes MPENFIKIRGARVHNLQNIDVDIPKNKLVVITGLSGSGKSSLAFDTLYAEGQRRYLESLSAYARQFLGVLQKPDVDKIEGISPAIAIDQRKASHNPRSTVGTITEIYDYLRLLFARAGEPHCPKCGKKVGRQTIDQIALQVYRLPKRTEIMILGPVIRSKKGEHSGVLEEIKRAGFVRVRIDGIVYRIEEALGKALDGKRKHDIEVVVDRLVIDKSLDKSRLVDSLETALKLGKGVAIVSVKRKPQSAKSENEDLIFSEHFACEECGVSLPEIEPRLFSFNSPYGACPACQGLGERLEVDPKLVIPNPNLTLGEGAIFPWAHASHKTGRQGFFWRRLQNLSEKHKVPLDIPVKELSKEAVKSILYGDKNMEGVIPWLERRYHQTDSDYARAEIGQYMAERLCEECQEKRLKPEALAVTVSGLSIDKAVDMSIADCRKLFENLLLKKSLTLRQKKVSQPILKEILNRLQFLIDVGLDYLSLSRKASTLAGGEEQRIRLATQLGSQLTGVLYILDEPSVGLHVRDQQRLIRALKKLRDLGNTIIIVEHSKQAIEAADWIIDIGPGAGKHGGKVVFSGTPKQLLKSKTLTGDYLAGRKTVEISKCLTSGVKQVKQEQKNLVIKGAKEHNLKSIDVKIPLGRFVCITGVSGSGKSSLMNDILAKALMKKFYRAKEEPGKHQIILGLEHLDKVVLVDQSPIGRTPRSNPATYSGAFSHIRDLFSKTREARIKGYRPGRFSFNVKGGRCEACEGQGEIKIEMYFLPDVYQECQECKGKRFNQETLAVEYIPAGEARGKNIAQVLEMTIEEALGFFKNIPALVQKLKTLNNVGLGYIELGQPAVSLSGGEAQRVKLAAELSKKATGKSLYILDEPTTGLHPDDIKKLLYVLKELVNRGNTVICIEHELDVVKNADYVIDLGPEGGDEGGYIVAEGTPLEIIKSKRSYTGEYLKNVLGK; translated from the coding sequence ATGCCGGAAAACTTCATTAAAATTCGCGGGGCGAGGGTGCATAACTTGCAGAATATTGACGTTGATATTCCCAAGAATAAATTGGTGGTCATTACCGGACTTTCCGGCTCCGGAAAAAGCTCTCTGGCTTTCGACACTCTTTACGCCGAGGGGCAAAGAAGGTATTTAGAATCTCTGTCTGCCTATGCCAGACAGTTTTTGGGTGTTTTGCAAAAGCCCGACGTTGACAAGATTGAAGGGATTTCCCCGGCTATTGCTATTGACCAGAGAAAAGCAAGCCATAACCCGAGATCTACTGTCGGCACCATCACCGAGATATATGATTATTTGAGGCTTTTATTCGCCAGAGCCGGAGAGCCTCATTGCCCAAAGTGCGGCAAAAAAGTAGGCAGGCAGACGATTGACCAGATAGCTTTACAAGTTTACCGGCTGCCTAAAAGAACAGAGATCATGATTTTGGGGCCGGTCATCAGGAGCAAAAAAGGCGAGCACTCAGGCGTTTTGGAAGAAATTAAAAGAGCCGGTTTTGTCAGGGTCAGGATTGACGGCATTGTTTACAGGATCGAAGAAGCTTTGGGAAAAGCCCTTGACGGGAAAAGAAAGCATGACATTGAAGTTGTTGTTGACAGATTGGTGATTGACAAAAGTTTAGACAAATCCAGGCTGGTGGATTCTTTGGAAACGGCCTTAAAGCTCGGAAAAGGGGTAGCGATTGTTAGCGTAAAGCGCAAACCGCAAAGTGCAAAATCCGAAAATGAGGACCTGATTTTCAGCGAGCACTTTGCCTGCGAGGAATGCGGAGTATCGTTGCCTGAAATCGAGCCTCGTCTTTTCTCCTTCAATTCTCCTTACGGCGCCTGTCCGGCTTGCCAGGGTTTGGGGGAAAGGCTTGAGGTAGATCCGAAACTGGTCATTCCTAATCCAAATCTGACTCTGGGAGAAGGGGCGATTTTTCCCTGGGCCCACGCTTCACATAAAACCGGCAGGCAGGGGTTTTTCTGGCGGCGGCTTCAAAATCTCTCGGAAAAGCACAAAGTTCCTTTAGATATACCCGTGAAAGAACTCTCAAAAGAGGCAGTCAAGAGCATTCTTTACGGAGACAAGAACATGGAAGGAGTTATTCCTTGGCTGGAGAGAAGGTATCATCAGACCGATTCAGACTACGCTCGAGCTGAAATCGGACAGTATATGGCGGAAAGGCTTTGCGAAGAATGTCAGGAAAAAAGACTGAAACCAGAAGCTCTGGCTGTCACGGTTTCGGGCCTTTCAATTGACAAGGCCGTGGACATGAGCATTGCCGACTGCCGGAAGCTTTTTGAAAACCTTCTTTTAAAGAAATCGTTGACTTTGCGGCAGAAAAAAGTTTCCCAGCCGATTTTAAAAGAAATCTTGAACAGACTCCAGTTTCTCATTGACGTTGGCCTTGATTATCTGTCTTTGTCCAGAAAGGCTTCTACCCTGGCCGGGGGAGAAGAGCAGAGGATAAGATTGGCAACCCAGCTGGGCAGCCAGCTGACAGGCGTTCTCTACATTCTTGACGAGCCTTCGGTTGGCTTGCACGTCAGAGACCAGCAAAGACTTATCCGGGCCCTGAAAAAATTAAGGGATTTAGGAAACACTATCATAATAGTAGAGCACAGCAAACAAGCAATTGAGGCAGCAGATTGGATAATTGATATTGGCCCTGGAGCCGGCAAGCACGGCGGTAAGGTTGTTTTTTCGGGCACGCCAAAACAGCTTTTAAAAAGCAAAACCTTAACCGGGGACTATTTGGCTGGCAGGAAAACAGTTGAGATTTCAAAATGTTTAACCTCAGGGGTTAAACAAGTTAAACAAGAACAAAAAAATTTGGTGATAAAAGGTGCAAAAGAGCACAACCTGAAAAGCATTGATGTGAAAATTCCTTTAGGGAGATTTGTTTGCATTACTGGCGTTTCTGGTTCTGGGAAAAGCTCTTTGATGAACGATATTTTAGCTAAAGCTTTGATGAAAAAGTTTTACCGAGCCAAGGAAGAACCGGGGAAGCACCAGATAATTTTGGGATTGGAGCATCTCGATAAAGTGGTTCTGGTTGACCAGTCGCCGATAGGCCGGACTCCCAGATCCAATCCGGCAACCTATAGCGGAGCCTTTTCCCATATCAGGGATCTTTTTTCCAAAACTAGAGAAGCCAGAATAAAGGGTTATCGGCCGGGCAGGTTCAGCTTTAACGTCAAAGGGGGGAGGTGCGAGGCTTGCGAAGGCCAAGGCGAGATCAAAATCGAGATGTACTTTTTGCCGGACGTTTATCAGGAATGCCAGGAATGTAAGGGTAAAAGGTTTAATCAGGAAACCCTGGCGGTAGAATATATTCCTGCCGGCGAGGCTCGCGGCAAGAACATCGCTCAAGTCTTGGAAATGACAATCGAGGAAGCCCTAGGCTTTTTCAAGAACATTCCGGCATTGGTTCAGAAGCTGAAGACCCTGAATAATGTCGGTTTGGGCTATATTGAATTGGGCCAGCCGGCAGTTTCTCTTTCTGGCGGAGAGGCCCAGCGGGTAAAATTAGCAGCTGAACTTTCCAAAAAAGCTACCGGCAAGAGCCTATATATTTTAGATGAACCAACTACCGGTCTCCACCCCGATGACATCAAAAAACTCTTATATGTTTTAAAAGAATTGGTTAATCGAGGCAATACCGTGATTTGTATAGAACATGAATTAGACGTAGTGAAAAATGCAGATTATGTGATAGATTTAGGACCAGAAGGAGGAGACGAGGGAGGATATATAGTAGCCGAAGGAACGCCCTTAGAGATTATCAAAAGCAAAAGGAGCTATACCGGAGAGTATTTAAAAAACGTTCTTGGAAAATGA